In the genome of Psychrilyobacter piezotolerans, the window GGGAACTAAAGCATGGTCCAATAGCACTTATAAACGAAGAATGTCCATTGATAGCAATAGCTACTAAAAGTGACACATACGATAAGGTGAAATCCAATATAGAGGAAGTAAGGGCCAGAGGTGGAAAAGTATTGACGGTAGCCACAGTAGGAGATGTAGAAATAGCAGAAATATCAGATGAAGTTATCTATATACCAGAGATAGATGAGTTATTTTCACCGGTAATAAATGTTATACCGCTGCAGATATTATCATATTATGCTGCTGTGAATAGGGGTGTAGATGTAGATAAACCTAGAAATTTAGCTAAATCTGTGACTGTAGAATAAGGAGTTGTGATACTTTTTTTTAGAATCAGGGGGGAGAGAGAGAGATGTTAAGAACAGCAATATTTATGGAGATTAATGAGATAGAAAACCTGGATGAAAGAAGAGTGGATCTTAGATCGGAATTGATTTTTAATCCGGATAATCGTATGGCGTTGAGGGAACTAGGAGCAATACTTTGTTTTCAAAAAAAAACAGATGATGCCATAGAGATCTACAAGAAAATGTTGAAATTAGACCCGAAAAATGGAGAATATATGGCATACATGGGATATCTTTACTATGAAAAGGATGATTTCCCAGAGGCTATAAAGCTGTTTAACAAGGCTTTAGATGCAGACCCAGAAGCCGCATTTGTATATTTTTTATTGGGGAATGCTTATTCAAGGATAGGAAGGATAGTAGATGCCGTAAGAGCTTATGATCTGGCGATATTTTTAGATTTTGATATCTATGATGCCCATGTAGAATTTGCTATAAAATACGAGAGGATGGGACGATTAAAAAAAGCACTTAGGGAATATATAGCTGCCTACGAAATTGATCCAAGAGATGAAGCTGTTAAAGAAAAGATAGACTTTTTAAGAGAAAAGACAGGAGAATAAAGACCATTAAAATATTTAATATAAAGAGGAGAGATGGGTTATCATCTCTCCTCTTTATATTAAATAGATCTGGGAAGTTTAATAGTTACGGTAGTTCCTACATTGAGCTCACTTACAATATAAATATTTCCATCATGCAGTTTGATAATATCTTTTACAATGGAAAGACCCAGCCCAAAGCTATTTTTTTGCCTGTTTCGACTTTCATCTTGGATATAAAACCTTTCGAAGACGTGTTTCAAATTTTCTTTGGGAATTCCCTTACCCTGATCTTTAATCACTATATAGTGATATTTTCTCCTATGGAATGAATCGAT includes:
- a CDS encoding tetratricopeptide repeat protein; this encodes MLRTAIFMEINEIENLDERRVDLRSELIFNPDNRMALRELGAILCFQKKTDDAIEIYKKMLKLDPKNGEYMAYMGYLYYEKDDFPEAIKLFNKALDADPEAAFVYFLLGNAYSRIGRIVDAVRAYDLAIFLDFDIYDAHVEFAIKYERMGRLKKALREYIAAYEIDPRDEAVKEKIDFLREKTGE